Proteins encoded by one window of Elaeis guineensis isolate ETL-2024a chromosome 12, EG11, whole genome shotgun sequence:
- the LOC105054875 gene encoding uncharacterized protein, with protein MAKRSRRRLARAKKDRTGCIWGLISMLDFRHGHFTRKLLKDKKHGTGRHVGTGYSRRTLNLLGNFEDKHKDNDDINEEEAGRASLDIISVKTLMEAEMLRENSSKKVSNAEVRHARSNLKSQIHLEDNHKQISRNSKATCDLDANDLRAFASLDPCWSDYPNLVGKSSIDLELPALMAEYCVDNCRCQEKHVDCKTKTNSSPALKHISHSNYSHLHEHPGLAQKHSILQKALHNEAETWKSQKFIDIKQLNSNGVVRESKDFVEALETLNSNKELLLKLLQDPDSLLLKHVQDFQNSQAGKPATLESSKNFEGGKLLGEEIKSSGQCEQSINHKHLHYPVRKIDESNSTKLSRKGGNSKMLDRIVVLKPSPARIQNLSDINSSNSLPQSHQSLQHQKDTAKVSSHFSLKEIQRRFRHALGEGKKEQHSITTDGILHKIPSGFHDSGDKRIARESVGINLPSKNSPRMEHTPPTVFASRRDDRTKPRASQPNIKDEFSSTRTTHHRRLNSAAVAESPNRESVLKDETKKRLSEMLYSVEKDQVLTTRGISKTLGRILSLPGYNLLSPRLTPGRDKEPDLLSQQMRLSSMQQLTQENDTNLSSPSSQNLETPPSTPLIDAEWQAGEELNSEGIMEDVEITDNICMEEIRHLDVSEADDNKFSVISEGCNKERSYMQPGLEPYEEMSQLENLPISVSRGSSPVHKVELPRCIVENPEQPSPASVLEPFFSDDIISPQSATTEPTKFPMRPRQIHFEEHDNPAVVVTSSVSEVNLRTFEHEKVANFKYVRTVLEASGLSCDQFLEQWCSSEQLLDPSLFDEVEVSHSPMPDNPKLIFDCISEVLVEIHERISSGSPWMSFIKPCVRPFPLEEKFIQEVYKGIDRHLQLQVPCTLEKTVEKDMNVGAWMKLRFEIESVVIEMGDAILGDLIEETVIKLWV; from the exons gatatcaatgaaGAGGAAGCAGGAAGGGCAAGTTTGGATATAATAAGTGTCAAAACACTCATGGAAGCAGAGAtgttgagagaaaattcatcgaaGAAGGTATCTAATGCTGAAGTCAGACATGCAAGATCCAATTTGAAATCCCAGATTCATCTTGAGGATAATCACAAGCAAATAAGTAGGAACTCTAAGGCAACATGTGATCTTGATGCCAATGATTTAAGGGCTTTCGCAAGCTTGGACCCTTGTTGGTCTGATTATCCAAATCTGGTCGGTAAGTCTTCTATCGATCTCGAGCTGCCTGCACTGATGGCAGAGTACTGTGTAGACAACTGCCGATGCCAAGAAAAGCATGTGGATTGTAAGACTAAGACAAATTCAAGTCCTGCCCTGAAACATATAAGTCATAGCAACTATAGTCATCTTCATGAGCATCCCGGGCTTGCTCAAAAGCACTCCATTCTTCAAAAGGCACTGCACAATGAAGCTGAGACTTGGAAAAGTCAGAAATTCATTGACATAAAACAGCTAAATAGTAATGGAGTAGTCCGTGAATCTAAGGACTTTGTTGAAGCATTGGAaacattaaattcaaataaagagCTACTTTTGAAGCTTCTTCAAGATCCAGATTCACTTCTGTTGAAGCACGTCCAAGACTTCCAAAACTCTCAGGCTGGTAAACCAGCAACACTGGAATCATCAAAGAATTTTGAAGGAGGCAAATTGTTAGGCGAAGAGATTAAAAGCTCAGGCCAATGTGAGCAATCCATCAACCATAAGCACTTACATTATCCTGTTAGAAAAATAGATGAGTCAAACAGCACAAAGCTGTCGAGGAAGGGTGGTAATTCCAAGATGTTAGATAGAATAGTAGTTTTAAAACCCAGTCCAGCAAGAATTCAGAACTTGTCGGATATAAATAGTTCCAACTCTTTACCTCAATCGCATCAAAGCTTACAGCATCAGAAAGACACTGCAAAAGTTTCATCCCATTTTTCTCTAAAAGAAATCCAGAGGAGGTTCAGACATGCTCTAGGTGAGGGAAAAAAGGAGCAACATTCAATCACTACCGATGGTATTCTTCATAAAATTCCATCTGGATTTCATGACTCAGGAGATAAACGGATTGCTAGGGAGAGTGTAGGCATCAATTTGCCAAGTAAAAATTCTCCAAGAATGGAACATACTCCACCCACAGTTTTTGCAAGCAGAAGAGATGATAGAACCAAGCCAAGAGCAAGCCAGCCTAACATCAAGGATGAATTCAGTTCAACAAGGACCACTCATCACAGAAGACTGAACTCAGCAGCTGTCGCTGAATCACCAAATAGGGAATCTGTCCTTAAAGATGAGACCAAAAAACGTCTTTCCGAGATGTTATATAGTGTGGAAAAGGATCAAGTTTTGACAACCCGAGGGATCTCGAAAACCTTGGGAAGAATACTTTCACTGCCAGGATATAACTTGTTATCTCCTAGATTGACCCCTGGAAGAGACAAGGAGCCAGACTTGTTATCTCAACAGATGAGATTGTCTTCTATGCAGCAACTAACACAAGAAAATGATACCAACCTGTCGAGCCCATCAAGCCAGAATTTAGAAACTCCACCATCTACACCACTTATTGATGCTGAATGGCAGGCTGGAGAAGAATTGAATTCAGAgg GTATTATGGAGGATGTGGAAATAACAGATAACATATGCATGGAAGAAATCAGGCATTTGGATGTCTCAGAAGCTGATGACAATAAGTTCAGCGTTATTAGTGAAGGTTGCAACAAAGAAAGATCTTATATGCAGCCAGGATTG gAGCCATATGAAGAGATGTCACAACTGGAGAACCTACCCATTTCAGTCTCACGAGGCTCTTCACCCGTACATAAAGTAGAATTACCTCGATGCATCGTAGAAAACCCAGAGCAGCCAAGTCCAGCATCTGTTCTTGAACCCTTCTTTTCAGATGATATTATTAGCCCTCAGAGTGCAACAACTGAACCAA CTAAGTTTCCTATGCGGCCCCGACAAATTCATTTTGAAGAACATGACAATCCTGCAGTGGTTGTAACCTCATCAGTTTCAGAAGTCAATTTAAGAACCTTTGAGCATGAGAAGGTAGCTAATTTCAAATATGTAAGAACTGTGTTGGAAGCCTCAGGGTTAAGCTGCGACCAATTTCTAGAGCAGTGGTGTTCATCAGAACAATTGCTTGATCCATCCTTGTTTGATGAAGTGGAGGTGTCGCATAGTCCAATGCCAGATAATCCAAAGCTTATTTTTGATTGCATCAGTGAAGTTCTTGTGGAGATCCATGAGAGAATTTCCAGTGGCAGCCCTTGGATGTCTTTCATCAAACCATGCGTCCGGCCATTCCCACTAGAAgaaaaattcatccaagaagtGTACAAAGGCATTGATCGGCATCTCCAATTGCAGGTTCCATGCACGTTAGAGAAGACAGTTGAAAAAGATATGAATGTTGGAGCTTGGATGAAGCTCCGGTTTGAAATTGAAAGCGTTGTCATTGAGATGGGAGATGCCATCCTAGGAGATTTGATTGAAGAAACTGTCATCAAGCTCTGGGTGTAG